Below is a genomic region from Virgibacillus dokdonensis.
TAAACGGGCGCTTGCGCCTTTGTTCTTTGCTTCGTTGTAAAAAGGTCAAGAAAGAGCATATGATAAAAAACAAATGTGTTGTATGAATGGATGGTTTGTCTTGCTAGCTGATCTAGTAAGGAGGGGTACAATGAAAGAGAGATACGCACGTCAGATTTTGTTTTCACCAATTGGAGAACACGGACAAGCCATGTTAGCATCTGCGCATGTTGTTATGATTGGGTGTGGGGCATTAGGTACACATATAGCAGAGACGTTAATACGTGCTGGTGTGGGAACGCTAACAATAGCTGATCGTGATTACGTAGAAATGTCAAACTTGCAACGACAGCAATTGTTTACAGAACGGGATGCTCGAGAGGGCGTTCCGAAGGTAGTTGCTGCTAAAAGGAGCTTACAAAAAGTTAGAGAAGATGCAACCATTTTAACTGTTCTTGATCACGTAGATGGGCCTTTGTTAGAACAACTCATTTCAGACGCAGATATTATTATGGATGCAACAGATAATTTTGAAACACGTCTTTTAATGAATGATGCCGCTTGGAAGCGTGGAATACCTTGGATATATGGTGCTTGTGTGGGAAGTACTGGGGTAATGTTTCCATTTGTACCGCAAACGACAGCTTGTTTTCGGTGTTTACTTCCTATACTACCAACTGTAACACAAACATGTGATACTACAGGAATAATTGCTCCAGTCGTAAGTATGGTAGCCGCGAATCAAAGTGCAGAAGCTTTAAAATGGTTGACTGGAAATAAAGAGAAACTACGAAGCCAATTATTTCATTTTGATCTGTGGGATAATACCTTTGTGGAGGCGGGAATATCTCGATTGAAAAAAGATGATTGTTTAACATGCTCTTCACAAGCTACCTATCCAGCATTGGAAAAACAGGAACAAACGAATTTTGCAGTTTTATGTGGTAGAGATACGGTACAAGTTATTCCTAATGAAAAACGAAAGCTTACTATATCCGATGGTGAGCAAGTAGTGAAAAGGCTAGGTATCGAGTATCGCATCACTGACTTTTTTATTGAATTCTACATTGCATCCTATCGTTGTATTTTATTTGAAAATGGTAGGTTATTTATTCATGGTTTAAAAGAAATATCTAAAGGTCGGAAGTTGTATCATCAGTTATTTGGTTGAAAATGCGTAGGAAAGAGGGGGAGGACTAGTGATAGAGAGAAGAAGCCCAATATCCGTTTCACAAGCAATACAGTACGTGATGGAGCAAATTAAACCGTTACCAATAGAAAAAGTAAACTTAAGTAAAGCGAATGGTCGAATTCTAAGGGAATCCATTGTTGCGAGTCATGCTGTGCCACCTTTTAACCGTTCTGCATACGACGGTTATGCTATCCGATCAAAAGATACGAAAGGTGCATCAGCTCATCATCCCATTTCTTTTCAAGTTATAGGGGAAATTGGAGCAGGGACAGTGCCAAATGTACCCATTGGTAAGCGGGAAGCATATCGAATTATGACGGGCGCCATCTTACCAGAACAAGCAGATGCTATTGTTATGTTAGAAAAGACGACAAAGATGATAGACGGATTTACATTACAAGAGCCACTTCAAACTGGCGATCACGTCTCGTTTAAAGGAGAAGATGTTGAAAGAGGGGAAGTGCTTATAAAGTCTGGTACGAAAATTCACCCAGGTACAATTGCCTTGCTTGCGACCTTTGGCTATGCAGAAGTGGATGTGTCTAAAAAGCCAGTTGTAGGTTTGCTTGCAACAGGAACAGAATTGCTGGATGTAACGGAGCAACTACAGCTTGGAAAAATACGAAACTCTAATGGGCCAATGATTCAAGCGCAACTAGATAGATTAGGAATTGTAGGTCATTATTATGGTATCATGTCAGATAATTTACAAAAATGTACCCAAGTAATGGCACAAGCTTTACAAGAAACAGATATACTTATTACAACTGGTGGGGTATCTGTTGGTGATTATGATTATTTACTGGCGATTTACGATCGATTAGGCGCAGAAGTGTTGTTTGATAAAGTGATGATGCGTCCGGGAAGTGTTACAACCGTTGCGACTAAAGGCGATAAGCTTTTGTTTGGTTTATCGGGAAACCCTTCTGCTTGTTTTACAGGGTTTGAATTGTTTACTAGACCAGCTATTTTAACAATGATGGGTAGTAGCGAGCCGTATTTGCCCTCTATAGAAGCTCAATTAGGAGAAGACTTTATCAAGAAAAATCCATTTACTCGATTTATTCGTGGAGTGTGGGAGATGACAGAACAAGGTGTAGTAGCTAAGCCAGCGGGTTTTAATAAATCGAATGCAGTATCTTCCATAGCACGCGGAAATTGTTTGATTGTTTTGCCTAGTGGTTCTAGTGGATATCAAAAAGGAATGCAGGTAGATATTTTGCTTTTAGGCATGGAACAAGGGGAGGCTGTGTGGCGTTTATGAAAATTTTGCATGTAGTAGGTTTTAAAAATAGCGGAAAAACTACCCTAGTTTCTCGCTGGGTCCAATTATTAAAAACAAAAGGATTTTCTGTTTCGGTTATAAAACAACATGGCCATCATGGAGAGCACGGAAGTTTGAAAATGCCAGA
It encodes:
- a CDS encoding ThiF family adenylyltransferase yields the protein MKERYARQILFSPIGEHGQAMLASAHVVMIGCGALGTHIAETLIRAGVGTLTIADRDYVEMSNLQRQQLFTERDAREGVPKVVAAKRSLQKVREDATILTVLDHVDGPLLEQLISDADIIMDATDNFETRLLMNDAAWKRGIPWIYGACVGSTGVMFPFVPQTTACFRCLLPILPTVTQTCDTTGIIAPVVSMVAANQSAEALKWLTGNKEKLRSQLFHFDLWDNTFVEAGISRLKKDDCLTCSSQATYPALEKQEQTNFAVLCGRDTVQVIPNEKRKLTISDGEQVVKRLGIEYRITDFFIEFYIASYRCILFENGRLFIHGLKEISKGRKLYHQLFG
- a CDS encoding molybdopterin molybdotransferase MoeA — translated: MIERRSPISVSQAIQYVMEQIKPLPIEKVNLSKANGRILRESIVASHAVPPFNRSAYDGYAIRSKDTKGASAHHPISFQVIGEIGAGTVPNVPIGKREAYRIMTGAILPEQADAIVMLEKTTKMIDGFTLQEPLQTGDHVSFKGEDVERGEVLIKSGTKIHPGTIALLATFGYAEVDVSKKPVVGLLATGTELLDVTEQLQLGKIRNSNGPMIQAQLDRLGIVGHYYGIMSDNLQKCTQVMAQALQETDILITTGGVSVGDYDYLLAIYDRLGAEVLFDKVMMRPGSVTTVATKGDKLLFGLSGNPSACFTGFELFTRPAILTMMGSSEPYLPSIEAQLGEDFIKKNPFTRFIRGVWEMTEQGVVAKPAGFNKSNAVSSIARGNCLIVLPSGSSGYQKGMQVDILLLGMEQGEAVWRL